The Piliocolobus tephrosceles isolate RC106 chromosome 16, ASM277652v3, whole genome shotgun sequence DNA window ATTACTCATTGGCAGAACTAGGATTTGAACTCCGGTCTTGGGACTCTGAAGTCCAGTGACAGAAAGACTTGGACGCACCCTCTGAGAGGGTATCCTATGGCCTCTGTTATTCCGGTTGCCCTCCCACCTGCCCACTGACAGCCTGGCTCCACACACCTCCTCATGACAGTCTGAGCACCTGGAGGGCGCTGTGGAATTCTATGCCGTCACGGAAAGTGTGCAAAGAGGGACTGGCTTAGGGTCAGGAGGGCCAAGCACGCCAACCACCACCTCCCCCACACTCACATCCGCAGGCATTTGTCCTTCCCACCACTTGCCACTCTCTGGCCATCTGGACTCCAGTCAACAGCATATACCtaagaggagggaggcagaggagggaggcaggtgaGGTGGTGAGAGGGAGACAGCCAGGCTCCAATCCCAACCCCTCCTCTGCCCGAGGGTTGGCCCTACCTCATCCGCATGGCCAGGCAGGTCCATGGCCAGCTTCGGGGCCTTCACATCCCACACCTTCAGTGTGCTGTCACTGCTGCCGCTGACCAGGAGCCGGCTGTCAGCTGACCATGCAATCTGGTACACGGCAGCCACGTGGCCGCGTAGGGAAGCCAGGTACCTGGTCCAGAAGACGATGATGGATCTTAGTCTGAGTTAGATCTTCCAACACATCTAAAGGTTCCCCTATGCTCACGGTCATGGTTCTCAACCTTGCCTATTTGTTAGAAATACCTGGGAACTTTTGCAAAATCATACTGCCTGGTCCCCATCCCAGACCATTTTAATCATTACCAGTCATTACAATTTGTAAAACTTCTGCAAATGAGTAGCTTCTAACATGCCTCTTGCTTGCCCTCCATACCTGCACAACTTTGCATGCCTTAGACTCCAACGTGGCCATCTGCTTAGCCCATCTGCCTGACATCCCCCCAAGCAGCAGGTGCCTGCTGACAGGCGGCATGGAGTAACAGTGGGCCAGGCCCACCTGAACTTTCACATCAACACAGTCTAGCTGTTTCTCTTTGGACAAACCATCAggcctctctgagactcagttttcttattttaaaaaggaacccAATTACCTATGTTAAAGGGTTGCTGTGTGAAAACACAGTGACTGATGCAGAGGTCCCCCTTCAACCCCAACAAGGTATTCTGCTGGCTCTTTTTCTCCCCttgcctctgcctttgcctctcctCTGATCCGATTAACCCCAAGGGCATTGTGCCTCATCACACGAAGGGTTCCCACACTAGAGTGCGTAGCAGAGTCACCTGGtaactttattaaaatgaagaatcaGATCCACAGGGTCTGAGTTGGGGCCAGGACTCTGCATTTCTATCAAGCTCCTATGTGATGCTGATGCCGCTGGTCTGTGGCCCATACTTTGAGGAGGTCCAAGTAACAATTGTACCACAAGCCTACTACCACCACTTCACCTTCTCCAGGGCTACAGCCCTACCACTTCAGCTAGCTCTAAGATCACTTCTCTCCTAAGACATAAACtagcttttttgagacagagtctcacttgttgcccaggctggagtgcagtggtgtgatctcggttcactgcaacctctgtgtcccaggttcaaacgattctcctgcctcagcctccggggtagctgggattataggaatgtgccaccacgcctggttaatttttgtattttagtagagatagggttttgccatattggtcagcctggtctcaaactcctgaactcaggtgatccgcctgccttggcctcccaaagtcctgggattacaagcatgaaccatcGCACGTGGCCTGAACTAGCATTTTTAGTGACCATTTAGTGCAGGTCCCAAATATACCGTCTCATTAAATCCTTGTAactaggccagatgtggtggttcacacctgtaatcccagcactttgggaggccgaagcagttggatcacttgagctcaggagttcaagaccagcctggtcaacatggtgaaaccctgtctcaactaagaatacaaaaattagccaggcacggtggcagaggcctgtaatcccagctacttgggaggctgaggcaggagaatcacttgaacccaggaagcagaggttgtaatgagccaagatggtgccattgcactccagccactTGAACACcaggcaagagtgaaactcatctctaaaacaaacaaaaaaacccttgtAACAAAGCTGAGACGTAGGAGGTCTGCATATTACCGAAGAGGAAACAGTGGCTTAGAAAATCCAAACACctgccaaggccacacagctagttaaGTGGCAGTACCAAGCCCCTCCCACTATTCTCTCCTTACAGAGGAGCAGTACCCACTCCTACTCACTTGCCCGTCCTGCCATCCCACAGCTTGATGGACTTGTCGAAGGAGGCACTAGCCACGACGCGGGAGTCAGGAGAGAAGAGCACTTGGTTGATGAGAGCTTGGTGTCCTGTCATCCGAGTGAGAGGTTTTTTGTCCTCTGCTGGGGACCACAGGAATAAGGTGAAGTCGTCTGAGCCAGACACCAGCCTCTCTGGACCCTGGCCCTAGGGGAGGCAGACAGCACACTGTGTTGGGTGTGGTCtcagaaagaaggaggagggcCCGACTTTGGCAGCAAACATACACCCTGATTACTCAATGCCAGGGACACAGAGAGGCCAGCACTAGAAGCAATGAGGACTGGGTTGGCCACTCACTCGCACGTGATCCCAGGCGAGTCACTTCAtccaaaaggcaaaagaaactacgtgcatgtagaaaaaaaattttaagatacacAATTACAGAAAAAGCAAGGCACAAAATAATGTGTTAAAAGGAGCAGGATTTTATGTatgtaagtatgtgtgtgtgctcatacatatatactgtatatagacacgtgtatgtgtgcatattaaATCTCTGGAAGGTGATTCAGGATATTGGTAGCACTGGATGCTACAATAGATGGGAGACTTTGTGAtctacctttttgtattttttgaacgTGAATGTGTAAACAatcttaaataaaacaataaactaaaataaaaaagaagcatgtTGGAAATATAATAAATAGGTAAGCAagtaaactaaacaaaaaatgaaataaaatgatctgTAGCACATTAATATTTTAGGACTGCAAACTAGGATTATGAAGAACAACTTTTTGGAACAGGTACATTCTGAGCTGAGTCTAGAATGGAGAAGGGTCTGAGAGGGTTTTAGTGATTGGCTAAGGACCGGTACAGAGCTGGGGGTGCATGTGGCTGGCACACACTCACCCGCACGAGGTTGTATCGGCTCAGAGCCCTCTCCTTCAACTCCTGCACTGTGGCCAGGTAccggaggagagaagaggagatgaggaagaAGGCTGATTAGAAAATCTGATACAAAGAGCAAACACTCCCCATTAAGCTAGAGAACTGGTGCCTTTCCAAACAGCCCCAGATCTTCCTTCTCCCAGTCACTCACAGGATCCTTGGAGGTCTTGGGCATTAACTGAGGCCTCAGCAGGTTCAAAGGCCCCAGTGCGCAGGGCATAGTCAGTGCTGAGGGCCATGGTGTTCACCCAGTGGCTGTGGCCTTGCAGAGTCCGGCACAGCACACCCTAGGGCAGAGCGAGCCAGGtcagacacacacactcctccCCACCCCTAGGAGATTAGCCCCAGGAGATGGTGGTACAGGACTAAGAATCATCTTCACTCATGCACTGTGATCTTAATCAAACCACCCCTCTGGGGTCAAGTCTCTCCCCACTTGTAAAATGGAGTCCAGATCATTAAAATGTTTCACGGAACAGGAGTTAGGTATGTCAGAGTAAACAGCTCCAGTCCAATACGTTTGGGCTATGGTAGATCTGACAAAGCTCAACAGGTGTCCTACAGG harbors:
- the NLE1 gene encoding notchless protein homolog 1 isoform X2; the protein is MALSTDYALRTGAFEPAEASVNAQDLQGSLQELKERALSRYNLVRGQGPERLVSGSDDFTLFLWSPAEDKKPLTRMTGHQALINQVLFSPDSRVVASASFDKSIKLWDGRTGKYLASLRGHVAAVYQIAWSADSRLLVSGSSDSTLKVWDVKAPKLAMDLPGHADEVYAVDWSPDGQRVASGGKDKCLRIWRR